Within the Terriglobales bacterium genome, the region GAGTGCACCATCAACGGCATCGGGGAGCGCGCCGGGAACGCCTCGCTGGAGGAGCTCGTCATGGCGCTCTCGGTCCGTCGCGACGCGATGCCCTTCACCACCGGTGTCCGCACCGAGCAGCTCTACCCCACCAGCCAGTTGCTGACCGAGATCACCGGCGTGGCGGTGCAGCCGAACAAGGCCATCGTGGGCCGCAACGCTTTCGCGCACGAGGCCGGCATCCACCAGGATGGCGTCATCAAGAACCCGCTCACCTACGAGATCATGACCCCGCAGTCGGTGGGTGTTCCCGACAGTAAGCTGGTTCTGGGCAAGCACTCCGGCCGGCACGCCCTCGGCCTGCGCTGCGCCCAGCTGGGATATGAATTCTCGCGCCGCGACCTGGACCGCGTGTACAAGCGGTTCATCGCCCTGGCCGACCGCATCAAGACGGTCGAGGACCGGCACCTGCTGGCCATCATCCGCGAGGAGATGCCCGCGGCGCCGGGTTCCGCCGCGCGCGGCCTGGCCGGCGCCACCGGCGCACCCGGAGTCGCCTAGCGTAGCTCCCCGAACCAGGAATGAAGAGCATGAAGCTGAGGATCACTGTCCTTCCCGGAGACGGCATCGGGCCCGAAGTCACGCGCGAAGCGGTGCGCGTGTTGCGTACCGTGGCCGACGTCCAGGGCTACGAGTTCACCTTCGACGAGCGGGCGATCGGCGGCGTCGCCATCCGCGAGTGCGGCATGCCGCTGCCGCCGGACACGCTGGAGAGCTGCCGCAAGAGCGATGCCGTGCTGCTGGGCGCGGTCGGCGCCCCGGAGTTCGACGCCCTGCCCCCGGAGAAGCGCTGCGAGACCGGCCTGCTGGCCTTGCGCCGTGGCCTCGGCGGCTTCGCCAACCTGCGCCCGGCGGTCTGCCACCCAGCTATCGCTGACTGCTCGCCCCTGCGCCCGGAAGTGGTCCGCGGCGCCGACATCCTGTTCGTCCGCGAGCTGCTGGGCGGCATCTACTTCGGCGAGCCCCGCGGGTGCGACGGCGCCGCCGCCTTCAACACCATGCGCTATACCGAGCCCGAGATCGAACGCGTCGCCCGCATCGCTTTCGACCTCGCGCGCCAGCGGCGCAAGAAGCTCACCTCCGTGGACAAGGCCAACGTCCTGGAGACTTCGCAGCTGTGGCGCCGGACAGTGACCCGGCTCGGAAGCGAGTATCCCGAGGTCGCGCTTGAACACTGCCTGGTGGATGCCTGTGCCATGAAGCTGGTGACCAGTCCCGCCAGCTTCGACGTGGTGCTGACGGAGAATCTGTTCGGCGACATCCTGTCCGACGAAGCCGCGGCCATCGCCGGCTCCCTGGGCATGCTGGCCTCGGCCAGCATCGGCGGCGCGGTCGGACTTTACGAGCCGGTGCATGGGTCCGCACCCGACATCGCCGGGCGTGGCATTGCCAATCCGCTGGGAGCCATCGCCTCCGCCGCCCTCCTGCTGCGCTATAGTGCTCAGTTGCCGGAGGATGCCTCGGCCATCGAGCGCGCCATCGGCGACGTGCTCAACGCCGGCTACCGCACCCCTGACATCCGTCGCAACGGTTCCAAGTTCACCATCAAGACCGCCGACATGGGCAAGGTCGTCGCCGAAGCGGTGGTCCAAGTCCTGGAGCGCGAGCACGCCTACCACGCCGTCTAGGAGACCCATGCCGCCGCGCACCATGTTCGACAAGATCTGGGACGAGCACCTGGTGGTGCAGCCCCAGGGCCAGCCGGCGCTGCTCTACATCGATCTGCATCTGGTACACGAAGTCACCTCGCCCCAGGCTTTCGACGGGCTGCGCGCCGCCGGCCGCTCCGTCCGCCAGCCGCGACGTACGGTGGCGACCGTGGACCACAACGTCCCCACCACCGACCGCCTGTTGCCCATCCAGGACCTCATCGCCGCCCGGCAGATCGAGGCCCTGCG harbors:
- the leuB gene encoding 3-isopropylmalate dehydrogenase, whose amino-acid sequence is MKLRITVLPGDGIGPEVTREAVRVLRTVADVQGYEFTFDERAIGGVAIRECGMPLPPDTLESCRKSDAVLLGAVGAPEFDALPPEKRCETGLLALRRGLGGFANLRPAVCHPAIADCSPLRPEVVRGADILFVRELLGGIYFGEPRGCDGAAAFNTMRYTEPEIERVARIAFDLARQRRKKLTSVDKANVLETSQLWRRTVTRLGSEYPEVALEHCLVDACAMKLVTSPASFDVVLTENLFGDILSDEAAAIAGSLGMLASASIGGAVGLYEPVHGSAPDIAGRGIANPLGAIASAALLLRYSAQLPEDASAIERAIGDVLNAGYRTPDIRRNGSKFTIKTADMGKVVAEAVVQVLEREHAYHAV